From Gemmatimonadaceae bacterium, the proteins below share one genomic window:
- a CDS encoding MBL fold metallo-hydrolase — MSMRLAVIVTAALLVLAGRVRTATGQMLPPSPGTIVARDIGATMERLAEGVYAIIHERATPDWPHGNTGVIVGEDAVLVVDSDYFPSRAAADIALIRQVTDVPIRYLVNTHWHGDHTHGNGVYRDSFPGLAILGAERTATFFELNQARLPRRILKPGSHARQSIARDEGLLSRGRDSTGRVLSSEERADLMRAVSERRQELAEMQAVQVAPPTHLFDGSLVVDLGRRRVEIRDMGPGNSPADLVIYVPSARVLFAGDLLVYPVPYTTEVFPDSWLRILKELETYRVAALVPGHGPVMSDHRFTRNVREAFEMTRHQLDSLLRLGYTMAEAADSVNLMSLRHKFWVPAGRPVLEPFWRDWVRNLASQFAPCVMGYHC; from the coding sequence CGCCTCGCCGTCATCGTCACAGCAGCCCTGCTCGTGCTCGCAGGCCGTGTCCGGACTGCGACCGGTCAAATGCTGCCGCCCTCCCCCGGGACGATTGTCGCACGGGACATCGGGGCGACAATGGAGCGGCTCGCCGAAGGGGTCTATGCGATCATTCACGAACGGGCCACGCCGGACTGGCCGCACGGCAACACAGGGGTCATCGTTGGCGAGGACGCAGTCCTCGTGGTCGACTCGGACTATTTCCCCTCGCGCGCTGCTGCGGACATCGCGCTCATCCGCCAGGTCACCGATGTGCCCATCCGCTATCTCGTAAACACCCACTGGCACGGGGACCATACCCACGGCAACGGCGTCTATCGGGACTCCTTTCCTGGACTCGCAATCCTAGGCGCGGAGCGGACCGCCACATTCTTCGAGCTCAACCAGGCGCGACTGCCGCGGCGCATCCTGAAACCGGGCTCGCATGCGCGGCAGAGCATCGCGCGCGACGAGGGCCTGCTGAGCCGAGGCCGCGACAGCACCGGCCGCGTCCTCTCGTCCGAGGAGCGCGCCGACCTCATGCGGGCGGTCTCGGAGCGGCGGCAAGAACTGGCCGAGATGCAGGCGGTGCAGGTCGCACCTCCAACGCACCTTTTCGACGGCTCCCTCGTCGTAGACCTTGGGCGTCGACGAGTCGAGATTCGCGACATGGGTCCAGGCAATAGCCCAGCCGATCTCGTCATTTACGTTCCGAGCGCACGCGTCCTCTTCGCGGGGGATCTGCTCGTCTATCCCGTGCCCTATACCACAGAGGTATTTCCAGATTCGTGGCTTCGTATCCTGAAGGAACTCGAGACGTATCGGGTAGCGGCTCTCGTGCCTGGACACGGTCCCGTGATGTCGGATCACCGGTTCACGCGCAATGTGCGTGAGGCCTTTGAGATGACGCGCCATCAGCTGGACTCACTACTGCGACTCGGCTACACGATGGCGGAGGCAGCAGATTCAGTGAATCTGATGAGCCTGCGTCACAAGTTTTGGGTGCCGGCCGGCCGGCCGGTCCTCGAACCTTTCTGGAGGGATTGGGTGCGGAACCTTGCAAGCCAATTCGCCCCTTGCGTGATGGGGTATCACTGCTGA
- a CDS encoding PQQ-binding-like beta-propeller repeat protein — protein sequence MISSPAVDGSMVFVGSTDGSLYALGQADGVLRWKFDTGGPIHSSPAVHRGLVFFGSLDGFIYAVDARTGKEAWKFATRGERRFTAPGIHGAIPRTERMPDPFDVFTSSPAVASGVVYIGSGDQNVYALDAATGAVKWTFSTGDVVHASPAVAGGLVIVGSWDRNLYGIDAATGRERWRYTTGNDTTIYNQIGIASSAAVANGLVFVGGRDGRFHTVDASTGAPRWTHDNHGGWTIASPAVHQGVVYFPTSDGTRFKALDAATGAVRFDVQSLAVSFSSPAIAGGVAYYGSSDGWLNAVGIADGRLRGRFQTDGSRANAAQYTDSTGRMQAARMYPDRTLDGMMVGMRTMMTLGSVLSSPVVAGGVVFFGSTDGNVYALR from the coding sequence GTGATCTCCTCGCCGGCCGTCGACGGCAGTATGGTGTTTGTTGGAAGCACTGACGGCAGCCTGTATGCCCTTGGCCAGGCGGACGGCGTCCTTCGGTGGAAGTTTGACACAGGCGGGCCGATCCACTCGTCGCCTGCCGTGCACCGCGGGCTGGTGTTCTTCGGAAGTCTCGACGGATTCATCTACGCCGTGGACGCTCGGACGGGAAAGGAGGCCTGGAAGTTCGCGACGCGAGGTGAGCGCCGCTTTACAGCACCTGGCATCCACGGAGCGATTCCGCGCACCGAACGCATGCCAGACCCGTTTGACGTGTTCACCTCCTCCCCTGCAGTCGCGAGCGGAGTTGTGTACATCGGGAGCGGCGATCAAAACGTGTACGCGCTGGATGCCGCGACTGGAGCGGTCAAGTGGACCTTTTCTACTGGAGATGTGGTCCACGCCTCTCCCGCCGTCGCCGGGGGACTGGTCATCGTTGGCAGTTGGGACAGAAACCTCTACGGCATTGACGCTGCCACGGGGCGCGAGCGATGGCGCTACACGACTGGCAACGACACGACAATTTACAACCAGATCGGCATCGCCAGCTCGGCAGCGGTGGCCAACGGACTGGTATTCGTCGGTGGCCGCGACGGGCGATTCCACACGGTGGATGCCAGCACCGGAGCTCCACGCTGGACGCATGACAATCATGGAGGCTGGACAATCGCATCACCCGCCGTGCACCAGGGTGTTGTCTACTTCCCGACGTCTGACGGAACGCGTTTCAAGGCGCTCGACGCCGCCACCGGCGCGGTCCGCTTCGACGTCCAGAGTCTGGCCGTCTCGTTCTCTTCGCCCGCAATCGCTGGTGGTGTGGCGTACTACGGCTCATCGGACGGATGGCTCAACGCGGTCGGGATCGCAGATGGTCGGCTGCGAGGACGCTTCCAGACGGATGGTTCGAGGGCAAATGCTGCTCAGTACACGGATTCGACCGGTCGCATGCAGGCCGCGCGCATGTATCCCGATCGTACGCTAGACGGAATGATGGTCGGGATGCGGACGATGATGACACTTGGCTCCGTATTGTCCTCGCCCGTGGTGGCCGGCGGCGTAGTCTTCTTCGGAAGCACGGACGGCAACGTGTACGCCCTGCGATAG
- a CDS encoding ACT domain-containing protein: protein MSAWFFHERAMSVCVQFDDSDLTICRLPPDHDVPPWAASGAFFSVTRSPDELSVVCSTESVPVGVRSDAGWVALRVRGTLPLDEVGMMAALAVPLARARIPLFPIATYDTDYLLIRRTAMASARDALRLSGFSTEEVPRPERESVRDHRTSGT from the coding sequence GTGAGTGCCTGGTTTTTCCACGAGAGAGCAATGAGCGTATGCGTCCAGTTTGACGACTCGGATCTCACCATCTGCCGGCTACCGCCGGATCACGACGTTCCGCCATGGGCCGCGAGCGGCGCATTCTTCAGCGTGACGCGATCACCGGATGAGTTGTCAGTCGTATGTTCGACGGAGTCAGTGCCAGTTGGTGTCAGAAGCGATGCGGGCTGGGTTGCGCTCCGGGTTCGCGGCACCCTGCCTCTCGACGAAGTGGGTATGATGGCCGCCCTTGCGGTTCCGCTTGCCAGAGCGCGCATACCTCTCTTCCCCATCGCGACCTACGACACGGATTACTTGCTGATACGGCGTACTGCCATGGCCTCGGCACGTGATGCCCTGCGACTGTCAGGCTTTTCAACTGAAGAGGTACCGCGGCCAGAGCGCGAGAGCGTTCGAGACCACCGGACGTCTGGAACATGA
- a CDS encoding PD40 domain-containing protein yields the protein MSRTSIALLVAILGRLPVALAGQQAGTEPPAALSNGAYPIVSPSGRWILFTSERDGTPDVYVMRTSGRDVRRLTYGPERELPVGWSHDRPLFGVFAQDSTTLFAGRLNGSTSAIARVPGRGVQLTPEGNRVLHTVGTFRSNRLVESDLDGGNPRFITHGGEAIFNPRLSTDGKLIAYTRMDSTGTLEIWVARRDGSGTWPVVRHVVSAGRPQVPAWSPDGTRIAFQVNVQVSSTPPQSTSQIWLVEIATGGLVSLAGHERVYLDEVPSWFPDGRHLAFQSNRTGRMEVWVMRTDGMRARQLTRE from the coding sequence TTGAGCAGGACTTCAATTGCGCTGCTCGTGGCGATACTCGGCCGTTTGCCAGTAGCCCTCGCCGGTCAACAGGCGGGCACCGAGCCTCCCGCCGCGCTCAGCAATGGGGCGTATCCCATCGTGTCGCCGAGTGGCCGTTGGATTCTCTTCACGTCGGAACGCGACGGGACACCCGATGTGTACGTAATGCGTACCTCTGGGCGCGACGTGCGGCGACTCACCTACGGTCCAGAGCGGGAACTGCCCGTCGGCTGGTCCCACGACCGTCCTCTGTTTGGCGTCTTTGCGCAGGACAGCACAACGCTGTTTGCCGGCCGCCTGAATGGCTCGACCTCGGCTATCGCTCGTGTCCCGGGGCGCGGAGTGCAGCTGACGCCCGAGGGTAACCGCGTGCTTCACACGGTCGGGACGTTCCGGTCCAACCGGCTTGTGGAGTCTGACTTGGATGGGGGCAACCCGCGGTTCATCACCCACGGTGGCGAAGCGATCTTCAACCCACGGCTCTCGACCGATGGCAAGCTTATAGCTTACACACGGATGGACTCGACGGGGACGCTCGAGATATGGGTGGCGCGCCGTGACGGGAGCGGAACATGGCCGGTCGTCCGCCATGTAGTGAGCGCCGGCCGCCCGCAGGTGCCGGCCTGGTCGCCCGACGGAACACGGATCGCATTTCAAGTGAACGTTCAGGTGTCAAGCACGCCACCTCAGTCCACAAGCCAGATCTGGCTCGTGGAGATTGCCACCGGAGGTCTCGTCAGTCTAGCCGGGCACGAGCGGGTGTACCTGGATGAGGTACCTTCGTGGTTTCCGGACGGACGGCACTTGGCGTTTCAAAGCAATCGGACCGGACGGATGGAGGTGTGGGTGATGCGCACCGATGGCATGCGCGCTCGTCAGCTGACGCGAGAATGA